A portion of the Fulvia fulva chromosome 1, complete sequence genome contains these proteins:
- a CDS encoding Glycogenin-1 has product MADGEDVYCTLAIGDAYLPGAAVLSHSLRDAGTKKKLACLIVQDSLRSSTIDELRSLYNYVIPIERIANPNPANLYLMNRPDLLYTFTKIELWRQTQFRKIVYIDADVVALRAPEELFDITEPFAAAPDVGWPDAFNTGVMVITPHMGEYHALKGLAAAGDSFDGADQGLLNQYFEHRPWKRISFTYNTTPSANYQYAPAYRYFKRDISIVHFIGSEKPWQRSRSAQGTPGAFQEMLSRWWAVYDRHFHVSTADYTAYGQRNEVTRHVHEGFQPQQHESYSAAAYPIDSTGPAPPPDQSHHHPPGTTTPLMTEPGEPAENISQGHREPTPTVEQRRFSAPQMEWDATRGAPPIESKPEAANFPTQQYDFNTNPEPFRPPKSYPEPPKDMWYPVPQKPQEEEKPKPIFPWEERQDSKPTRRFFDDEPLPLPPVLEREAERYMDELEVTMEPVTPTIKVNDIDTWASFAQTRNAWDEVAGINDYVRALTAFQKNRGQVQVVQENTPSTVPSQQHVLSPTNEPDPEDLVEAIEKRRESLILTDFPTSIERPSLPVTPAPRRRQTFWGEERDHVGDLPGAEGVPEQADWVCPNCGFVLHAKPIVTASSTKPLHTTALLDEF; this is encoded by the exons ATGGCGGACGGGGAGGATGTGTACTGCACC TTGGCCATTGGAGATGCGTATCTACCGG GCGCAGCAGTACTGTCCCATTCCTTACGAGATGCCGGCACCAAGAAGAAGCTGGCATGCCTCATTGTGCAGGACAGCCTACGATCGAGTACCATCGACGAGCTGCGC TCGCTCTACAACTATGTCATCCCTATCGAACGCATCGCCAACCCGAACCCTGCGAACCTCTACCTCATGAACCGACCTGACCTGCTCTACACCTTCACCAAGATCGAGCTATGGCGCCAGACGCAGTTCCGCAAGATCGTATACATTGACGCAGACGTCGTCGCGCTGAGAGCGCCCGAAGAGCTGTTCGACATCACCGAGCCCTTCGCAGCAGCACCAGACGTTGGCTGGCCCGATGCCTTCAACACTGGTGTCATGGTCATTACACCACACATGGGCGAGTACCATGCGCTGAAGGGATTGGCAGCGGCAGGAGACAGCTTCGACGGCGCAGATCAAGGTCTGCTTAATCAATACTTTGAACATCGCCCATGGAAGAGGATCAGCTTTACCTACAACACCACGCCGAGCGCCAACTACCAATACGCGCCGGCATATCGATACTTCAAGAGGGATATCAGCATCGTACACTTTATCGGTAGTGAAAAGCCATGGCAGCGCAGCAGGTCAGCACAAGGGACGCCGGGCGCCTTTCAAGAGATGTTGAGCAGATGGTGGGCAGTTTATGACAGGCATTTCCATGTCTCG ACAGCGGACTATACTGCATATGGGCAACGGAACGAAGTCACCCGCCATGTCCATGAAGGCTTCCAACCTCAGCAACACGAAAGTTACTCTGCTGCAGCCTACCCAATCGACTCAACCGGACCTGCGCCACCACCCGATCAGTCACACCACCATCCACCGGGTACTACCACACCTTTGATGACAGAACCCGGCGAGCCGGCGGAGAACATCAGTCAAGGTCATCGTGAGCCCACTCCCACTGTCGAGCAACGCAGGTTCTCAGCGCCTCAAATGGAGTGGGACGCAACTCGTGGAGCGCCTCCGATTGAGTCGAAACCTGAAGCGGCTAACTTCCCTACTCAGCAATACGACTTTAATACCAATCCAGAACCCTTCCGTCCTCCGAAGTCGTATCCCGAGCCACCAAAAGACATGTGGTATCCAGTGCCTCAAAAGCCACAGGAAGAAGAAAAGCCGAAACCTATATTCCCGTGGGAGGAGCGGCAAGACTCCAAGCCGACAAGAAGGTTCTTCGACGATGAGCCTCTGCCGCTTCCGCCTGTACTGGAGCGTGAAGCGGAGCGATATATGGACGAACTGGAGGTGACCATGGAGCCCGTCACACCTACCATCAAAGTCAATGACATTGACACTTGGGCATCGTTCGCCCAGACCAGGAACGCATGGGATGAAGTTGCTGGTATCAACGACTACGTTCGTGCACTTACCGCATTCCAGAAGAACCGCGGCCAAGTGCAAGTCGTACAGGAGAACACACCATCGACAGTGCCGTCGCAACAGCACGTCTTGTCTCCGACCAATGAACCTGATCCGGAAGATTTGGTCGAGGCCATTGAGAAGCGGAGGGAGAGTCTGATCCTGACAGACTTCCCAACTTCGATCGAGCGACCATCTTTGCCTGTCACACCAGCACCTCGGCGACGGCAAACTTTCTGGGGCGAGGAGCGTGACCATGTAGGCGATCTGCCAGGTGCAGAGGGAGTTCCAGAACAAGCGGATTGGGTATGTCCAAATTGTGGTTTCGTCCTGCATGCGAAACCCATCGTGACTGCCTCTTCCACCAAGCCTTTACACACTACTGCATTGCTTGACGAATTTTGA